ACTCAGCATCGTGCGCCATCCAAGGCGAGCGTTTGGCGGCAACAATGGGCTGCTAATTATAAATCACCCGCGAGCCCAGCATAGGAGCAGCGCGGTGTGCAAATGAAGTGATGTCGCCATATCGCGACGCGAGACGTGGTCgactgtgtgtttgtgtgtctctGGTGGCTGTGTGGGCGCCATAGCCACAGCATGCCAATGTTGTTACGTCGCCGtttcggcagcagcagcagccgcagccacagccacccacccCTGTCAACCCACCCCATGTCTCATGCTGGCGCCCAGGCATTGCCGGAGTAACTACTGCCATGACTCGTGGCTCCCCCGTGGGTGCCTTCGAGTGTCGCGACTGTTATTACACTGTATGACTGTGCTGTATTGATTTTTTGAATCCTTTCAGATCCCACTGTCCGCACAACATGTGAGGGAGGTCCCCGGCGAATCCTGGGCCACTGCAGGTGAGCGTGCGTGCGTGCGCATATGAGTAGTAGCCTCCACCAGCTAATTAGCCCTGcgtttattcattcattcaaatcCTTGCAgtggaacacacacacgcaacgCAAAACTCCCGATGGGCTGAGCTGAGGGACAAGCAGCCCAATTAGCCAGCACTCGTACGACTCGTACGAGATTTTCGGATCGTGTACGTCATCGACGTGCTCAAAATAATTTGCATTGGGAAAGCAAATACTGTGCAAAAGTCACAAAAGTCAGCGACGGCCACGGCAGCGCATCTGCATTATTCGATGACGACTTGGCTGCTGTCTGCCATTACTATTTATATGCCATTATACCCGTGCTACTGAGCAAAACAAACAGTCAGCGGCGGGCAGAGGCCAAGAATCTCATAAATGTCAACCGTACGTTAGACGAAAACTAGCCGCGAGTCGCGCGCTATGGGCAGCCGAGAGATCCCCGTGATAGTACCTAACAAAGCACAAATTTACTTTGCAAATTGCCTTCCTCCGGCAGAGGTTGAGCTAACCTCGTGATGTAAGGAAGAGCTCTGCTCTGGGAAATCAACGAACAAAGCGATTTGATAAGACTATTTTGTCCGACTCGTTCGCCATGCAGCACAGCACCGCTGGCAGCGAGGAGCGCATCACTAGCTCCACCAGCAGCCCCCGCTCTGGCCACAAGACGGGCAGCTCTCTCTTCGGGCTGCTGACCAAGCGCCCCAGCAAGGTGGAGCCCCATCCCGTAACTCCCGATTCGCCAAGCCTCCAACGACGACCCTTGTCCGCCTGCGGCCACTATGATGTGAGCTTCGCCAAGGCCTCAGCGGAGCAAGCGGGCAACCATGTTgccgtcagcagcagcaacaacagcaatagcaaccaCAAAAGCCAAACTCTGCCGCTGGAGAAATCGCACAGCGGTCTGATAAGCTTCCACAGGCGGACCAAGCCGCCGTCGAAGAGCAAAGGACATGCCCACCGCTACAGCAGTGACGCGGGCTCGCAGAGCGATGGAGGTGCGGACGTTGTGATGCGTCGCAAGTCGCCCAAGCACCGGTCGCCGAACCACAACCGATTCAGCCACCAGTTCAGCCTCTGCTGCAAGGCCGAGAAGAAGCCCCTGACGCCACCGGTCACGGTGCGCTACAATTCCATACCggacagcaccagcaacagcgtGCTCCGCCGCGACAACCTATCGTTGAGCTGGAGCATGGTGGATAACAATTCTGTCTCGATGAACTCTAGCGAGGGTGGCACATCGTTTCAGCGACCACGTCTGTCCAGTGAGTGCGCCAGTGCACCAGAGTCGCCCGTCGGCACCAAGACCTTCTTTGCCCAATGCAGCaacgccgctgccgccgcctcggCCACAGCCGGTGCATCGGCCTCCGCTGCTGTCGCGAGAAGTGAAAGCATGCCCCGTTCCCCGATCCGGCCCATCGCAGTTTCGGCCTGCCGCTCGCGTCTCCGCCTGAAGCTATATCCGCCCGGGAAGGAGCTGCCGCAACTGCACACCGCTGAAGAATCCACAGATATTAAGCGGGCCACAACGCCGCAACACATGTCCTCGCCCAAcatagccagccagccggaTGGGTTTGAGGCGGCTATGCAGGAACAGCCTGGCGTCCGCTTCATGTCGCACGAAAACATGACGCTGCAGAGACAAGGCTCTGGCTCCAACCTCGCACGCCAAGCCCTGGTGGCTGCTCATGCCCTGAACCTTATACCTGCCGAGAAGGCACGCGAACGGAGCTACCTGGACGGCCGTCTGGGCTCCTCCTCTCTGCTGGGGCCCAGCGAACTGAGCCGCGTGCTTCCGCAGAAGGAAGTCACCATCTTCGTAGGAACATGGAACATGAACGGTCACAGTCCACCCAAGTGAGTTGAAACGCAAATATCATCGTATTGCGGACCCTAACTTAATGATGCCTTTGCTGAAATTCCAGACAATTAAATGACTTTGTGCTGCCGGCCAATGTAGAGCATGTGCCTGACATAGTTGTTATGGGAACCCAGGAGTCCACTCCAGACCGCTTTGAGTGGGAAGTCACGCTGCAGGAAACCCTCGGCCCCTCGCATGTGCTCTTCCATTCGACCACTCTGGGAACCCTCCATTTGGCTGTCTACATGCGACGCGATCTCATCTGGTACTGCTCGGCGCCGGAGGATGCCTCCATGTCGGTGCGCACCGGCTCTGCCTTCCGCACCAAGGGCGCAGTGGCCATATCCTTCTGCCTATTCGGTACTTCCATGCTTTTTGTGACCTCCCACTTGACCGCTCACCAGCAGAAGGTGAAGGAGCGGGTGTCGGATGTGAAGCGCATAATTAACGCTCTGGATTTGCCACGCAATCTGCCAAACCTTCGGCACAAAAACAAGGATGTGACGCAAAACTTCGACAACGTCTTCTGGTGCGGTGACCTGAACTTCCGACTCGGTGAGCCGCGCGAGAAATTGATGGAGTGGATTCAGAACACAAAGTTCCCGCTTCCGTCGCACTTGCCACACGGTTACATGCACACGGACCAACTCTCTTCTGTGCTGGCCGACGGTGCCGCCTTCCGTGGGTTCATGGAGGCGAATATAACATTTCCACCCACTTACAAGTACGACCCGGGTAGTCAGAACTTTGACACCTCCTCAAAGCAGCGTGCTCCGGCCTACACCGACAGAATCCTCTACAAGTACAGGCAGGTCCAGGGCCTAGTCATACGTCGCCAGACCATAATACCGGGGGTTTCCACGCCGACA
The sequence above is a segment of the Drosophila pseudoobscura strain MV-25-SWS-2005 chromosome X, UCI_Dpse_MV25, whole genome shotgun sequence genome. Coding sequences within it:
- the INPP5E gene encoding inositol polyphosphate 5-phosphatase E; its protein translation is MQHSTAGSEERITSSTSSPRSGHKTGSSLFGLLTKRPSKVEPHPVTPDSPSLQRRPLSACGHYDVSFAKASAEQAGNHVAVSSSNNSNSNHKSQTLPLEKSHSGLISFHRRTKPPSKSKGHAHRYSSDAGSQSDGGADVVMRRKSPKHRSPNHNRFSHQFSLCCKAEKKPLTPPVTVRYNSIPDSTSNSVLRRDNLSLSWSMVDNNSVSMNSSEGGTSFQRPRLSSECASAPESPVGTKTFFAQCSNAAAAASATAGASASAAVARSESMPRSPIRPIAVSACRSRLRLKLYPPGKELPQLHTAEESTDIKRATTPQHMSSPNIASQPDGFEAAMQEQPGVRFMSHENMTLQRQGSGSNLARQALVAAHALNLIPAEKARERSYLDGRLGSSSLLGPSELSRVLPQKEVTIFVGTWNMNGHSPPKQLNDFVLPANVEHVPDIVVMGTQESTPDRFEWEVTLQETLGPSHVLFHSTTLGTLHLAVYMRRDLIWYCSAPEDASMSVRTGSAFRTKGAVAISFCLFGTSMLFVTSHLTAHQQKVKERVSDVKRIINALDLPRNLPNLRHKNKDVTQNFDNVFWCGDLNFRLGEPREKLMEWIQNTKFPLPSHLPHGYMHTDQLSSVLADGAAFRGFMEANITFPPTYKYDPGSQNFDTSSKQRAPAYTDRILYKYRQVQGLVIRRQTIIPGVSTPTQPYVQCLLYDSVPSITTSDHKPVWALFKTLIRAGTDAIPLAAGLFSRDIYLEGMRRRLNNQYTGASAVCAIQ